The Sciurus carolinensis chromosome 18, mSciCar1.2, whole genome shotgun sequence region TGGTTGCCTTGTGGTTTCTCTGGGTCGGGCATCTGATCACCACTGAGACAGATTCTTTGACTCAGGATTTCTCTCAAGGCTGCAGTTGGGATCTCAGGCAGGCCCAAAGTTTTCCCAAGACTTGGTCCAAGAGGATCTGCTTCCATCATCTTTCCCAAGGTTATTGGGTGGGCCTCAGGTCTTCACTGCCTGCTGTCTGGATTCAACCCCTCAGTCTAGGCATTTTGCCATTTCCTCCTCAGCATGGGAGAAGAGGGGAATAGTTGACAAGTAGGCAGACATTAGTGTCTGCTGCACTTGTCATCTCCATTTTTCTACACAACATCTATTATTCCCATTCTAGAATGAGGAGATAGCTTAACAAGGTAAGTGACTTACCAAGTGTCATGCGTCTATCAGAGACAAAGGTAGGACTTATGACCAGTAGTGTTTCTCTTCGCTGTCACGTTGCTCTGCTCCCCAACAGGTATGACAATCGGTGCCGGAACCTGAGCCAGGAACAGGTGGCCCAGAAACTGGCCAAGGGTCCCAAACCTGCTATCCGCTTccgcctggaggaggaggcaccAGCCTTCCAGGACCTAGTGTATGGCTGGAGCCGGCACGAAGTGGCCAGCGTAGAGGGGGACCCGGTAATCCTGAAGAGCGATGGCTTCCCCACGTACCACCTGGCCTGTGTGGTGGACGACCACCACATGGGCATCAGCCATGTGCTGCGAGGCTCTGAGTGGCTCGTCTCCACCTCCAAGCACCTGCTCCTCTACCAGGCCCTGGGCTGGCGGCCACCACGTTTTGCCCACCTTCCCCTACTCCTCAACAGGGATGGCAGCAAGCTGTCTAAGAGGCAAGGGGACATTTTCCTGGAGCATTTTGCTGCAACTGGCTTTCTGCCTGATGCCCTGCTTGACATCATCACCAACTGCGGCTCGGGGTTTGCAGGTACCACTCACCAAAGCGGTCGTGGTGGCAGAGTATGGCCCTGAAGAGCAGGGCTCTTGGTCCAGGCAGACCTGGTTGTCAGCCCCAGCTTTGCCACCTACTAccatgtgatcttggacaagttccttattttattcaacaatattcagcaaatgtttattgagccaGACAGCTTGTAGAGTGCTGGGTCTCTAAACAATAACCACAGTAGGCCCAGTTCCTGTTCTTCTAGAGCTTAAAGTATCAAATGCCTCATCTGTACGATGGGAATGAATATTGGCCTTTATAGAGTCATGTTAAAATGCAATTGAGCTCATGAACATAAGGCTGTCAGCTCAGAGCCTGCCATCTACAAGCACAAATATTATAGCTCCCATGATTATTGCAGTTATACACTATATGCTCTAACAGTGATACTAATGTTATGAATTCAGTTTATTCCAAACTGAGTCCTTAGACTTGGCCCAGAACTTAGAGCCTAGACCTTGAAGAATCAGTCATCGAATAGGATGACTTCTTATGGCAGAGATTTCTGGAAATGTGGCAGGAGCAGTCTGcttttacttcttaaaatatcCTTGGGGACTAACCCCTCTGTTTATAGGATGATTGTGAGGCTTagagaggttgagtaacttgTCAGAGTTACACAACTAGTGAGAGATATAGTGCTTGAGTCCTTTAGGTGCCTCCTGACTGCACAGAAAGGAGCAGCTATTTGTAAGAATCAGCTTCCTGCACTGCAGTTCTGAACTGTGCCTGCATTTTGGAACCAAGTAGGAAACTTGTAACATATACTGATGCCCAGAACCAatcaaatcagaatctctgggccATAGCCAGGCAGTGGGCACACTGTTCTCGCAGCTCATTTTTTTAAGGTATTAAGGGTTGTTTTTGCCTTCTCTTACTGACAGAAAGAACCCTTTCTGAAAATGAGAGGCTCATGTGGACCCTTGATACCTAGAATTCAAATCCCTATGGTTGGAGTGGAAAGGGGAATCCAGAGCTTGCTCATTTGACCTTCCTTGTGTTCAAAAGTGGAAGGAGGTCAGGCAGGGGGTAATCACatgtaatcccaaccacttgggaggctggggctgtaggatcacaagttcaaggacagttggacaacatagcaaaattctctccccttctcccccagaaaagaaagtggaaagagAATGGGAGGGAGGAAGCTGAGCCACTGGGTGGGCCTCACTTGCAGAGAACCAGATGGGCAGGACCCTGCCAGAGCTGATAACACAGTTTGACCTGACTCGGATCACCTGCCACTCAGCCCTGCTGGACCTGGAGAAGCTCCCAGAATTCAACAGGTCAGTGGGGAGCATGAAGATCTGGTAGAAAAGGGCCTTGTAGGTCACGGTAGAAGGTGTAGTGGGCTCTGGAGCACCATGCACCTGATTTTGACTCTTGACTCTGGTGTCGAATGCTGTATGATCACAGACAAGTCACCCCTTCAGGCCTGCATTCTATCTTCCCTGCAATAGGGCTAATCGTAGTATCCGTCTTATGTGATTGTTGTAAGAAGTAAGTGTTGCATGAAGGTACCTTGCACAACCCCTGGCACACAGAAAGTGCTCGgtaagtgctggggactgagttTATCATAGCCATTGTTTTTGGACATCCCCTGCATGGATTTTGTTAAGACCTGAAAGGCAACGTCTCCATTTAGAATCTGCCCATCCTCTACTCAGCCCACACAGGGAACCAGCGCTGTCTTGTGGCACCAGGTTGGTATTTCAGGTAGTTGATATAAACTAGGGCTTCACCTTGAAACCTCCAAGTGTGTTTACGATTGAAGTTGTTGTGATGTGTCTCAGTCAGCAGGCCTTAGTGATAAGATCACTGTGATCAGGTTTGCAGTTGGGGGCAAGGCACCTTTTGGCACCTTCTTTTGAGCACTGGTTGAGGGATAAGCTCTTATTGGTGCAGAGAGTTTGCTTCAACTCAAGAGTGGttttttggtctttgtttttgtgtttgccttttttttttttttttttgatgctggggatggaacccagggccacatgcaggctagacaagtgctttactactgagctatatccccagcctcgcAGTCATTTTAAGGATATCACTTCATCTACTTCTCCCATCAGACCTCTGAGGTCCATCATTTGATCTTGCCCTATATTACCTATGTGAAATCTAAGACAGATTTTAAATAACTCAGCCTCCACAGTGAATAGCGGCCATCTCCTGCGTGGAATATGCAAGAGTAAGTGCATCATACATGTTAAACACAAcatatatttctccttttttattatagAGAAAGTGATGTTTCAGGGGGAATGGGCCCGGGCAGGGGAGATACTTTGTGTTCTACACCAGTCCTCTTGGAAGCATCACGGGTAGTGAGAAGAAAGACAAGGTGGGCTTTTGCTTAGTGTGAGTCAGGGATGGGGCGGAGCATTAGGATTCTGCCCACAGGCTTAATGCAGTCATTCCTCAAGCCACCCCtgtgggtatttttaaaaatactagtaGATATAGTTGCCATAGCAGCAGCAGTACTACTCGTGCAGTGAAAGTCATTAACATTTACTCAGCACTTGCTGTGGCCCAGGTCCTGGACCTTATGGGTAATAGTTCAAGCATGGACATGAGGGGCTCTTGAGGTTTTTTGGtcttgttgtttttccttttttttttttaaatttctactgcCTCATCTAGCTGCTAAGGAGATTCTAAAAACAGTTTCAGTGGGGCTTTCATGTGTTTTCTTAATagcttttcaaaaattcttttaaaaactaggtTTTGACCAGTTTTCATTCCACATATTTCTCCAAAGTTCTCATCTTTCCACCCTGTGACATGCCAGAGCCTCTTTTCAGAACCCCTGCCTGTCAGTAGCTCCCAGATGTGGTATGCAGGCCTTGTTATCGGGGCTATCCTTGTAGTCCCTCTTTAATTGTCATAGCTGCCATGTGCAGAAGGTCCTTTCAATGTCCTCGCCTTACGGTTGAGGATCCCCAGTCTCCCAGTGGTTGTGTAGCTTGCTGCAAACACTGGTCGCGCGGGCTTCATCCTCAGGCCGTCTGGTTCCAGAGCCTGTGAGGTGCCTCTCCACTCCCTCCTACCTGCCTTACTTCTTCACCAGCATCTCAGACAAGGGGCCCAGTGTCTCAGATTGGTCCTTGGCCCTGCActactctccctctccctggcccCTCTAGTCTTGCCAGGGAGAGGCCATGGCAGCCTAGGGGACTGAGGATGACAGGCTGGTTTGAGGCTCTGATTCTTAGAGGTTATACTGTTTCCAAAGAGAGAATCTGGCCGTTAAAAGAATTCGAGATTAGAGAGAATTTGAGCTGGAAAGAAAACCCAAACTTGTAAACTATAAACACTTCAAACAACCCCCTGCTCCAAATCCTAGGAGTCATATTTTTGATCTCTCCTTTTGCACCAAAGCCCCATCATTTTTAATAAGGCTAGGAGGCAGACGCTCCAGATTCTGCTTTATAAACTTAGATTCCTGTAAGGGCCAGATAGGTAGCATGAGGGAGGCGGAAAGCCAAGTAAGAGACCAGGGAGCAGAGGAATAGGTGACTGGAAGCCTCTGGGGTCTAACCCAGCAACTTCCAGTCTGCTCCAGCCAGTGGAAGCTGTAGGGATGAGGGCCCTTTGCAGCCAGCTCTTCTCAATTTCCAAAGAAAGCTGGGACTCTTAACTTGATCTCTTCCTAGTTTAAAATACCAGCTCctgggctggggtatagctcagtggtagagcacttgcttagcaggCACAAGGACCTGTgcttgattcccagcacccctgccaaaagaagaagaagaagaagaggtcAGCTACTGTTTTAAAAGCACTGGCAACAAAACATGTCTGCAGTGGCTTCCACCCTTGGGCTGACTGTGTGTAACCTTGGTCAGATCCCCTTCCTTTATAAATGTAAAGTACAATCCTGCTTCTAGTGGGGGAGGGAATTTATGGGATGTGTCATTCTTTAAGCTCACTactctggggagagagagattAGGTCCAGCGGCAGGGTGGCCCTCTGACTTCTATAGGCTGCACCTCCGACGACTGGTGAGCAGTGAGGCCCAGAGGCACCATCTGGTGGGACAGCTGCAGGCCCTTGTGGAGGAGGCATTTGGGAGCCATCTGCAAGACCGGGATGTCCTGGACCCAGCCTATGTGGAGAGGATCATCTTGCTGCGACAGGTGCGAAGATGGCATTTGGGGAGACTGAACCAGTTCTCACCCCTTCCAGGGTGTTTAGAGCTTTATCCCCAGTGTGTGCAATGATGGCctccttccacagggtcacatcTGCCGCCTGCAGGATTTGGTCTCCCCAGCCTACTCCTATCTGTGGACTCG contains the following coding sequences:
- the Ears2 gene encoding probable glutamate--tRNA ligase, mitochondrial is translated as MAALLKRLLRLGTPPAALGRSVGRREARLGIDPGAAVRVRFAPSPTGLLHLGGLRTALYNYIFAKKYQGSFILRLEDTDQSRLVPGAAENIEDMLEWAGIPPDESPRRGGPTGPYQQSQRLALYAQATEALLKTGAAYPCFCSPQRLELLKKEALRNHQTPRYDNRCRNLSQEQVAQKLAKGPKPAIRFRLEEEAPAFQDLVYGWSRHEVASVEGDPVILKSDGFPTYHLACVVDDHHMGISHVLRGSEWLVSTSKHLLLYQALGWRPPRFAHLPLLLNRDGSKLSKRQGDIFLEHFAATGFLPDALLDIITNCGSGFAENQMGRTLPELITQFDLTRITCHSALLDLEKLPEFNRLHLRRLVSSEAQRHHLVGQLQALVEEAFGSHLQDRDVLDPAYVERIILLRQGHICRLQDLVSPAYSYLWTRPAVGRAQLGAISEKVDVIAERLLGLLEKSGMSLTQEVLNGELKKLSEGLEDTKHSHVMKLLRVALSGQLQGPPVAEMMVSLGPTEVRERIQKVLSS